The uncultured Bacteroides sp. DNA segment AAATTTGAGACTCCTATTGATATGTGTTTTGTTGTACAATCTTTTAAGATGATATTTTTAATAAAAAACTCCCAATCAGATACAATCAGATAGTTTTCACTGTACATTCCGTTTAGAAATAACTCTTTTTTGATAAAAGAGGCTGGATGAGGTAATGAGAAATCGGAGGACAGGAAGCGGGTAGCAGTTAAGGATGTGTCATATTTTTGTAATCTCCTTTCCGTGTTCTCAAAGATAAAATATAAGTCTCCATAAATAATATCCTCTCCGGTCAATTCCCTCGCTACTTCTGCCAGAATTTCTGGTTCTAGGTAATCTCCGGAATTTAAAAATAATAAGTACTCACCTTCTGCTTGGCAAACGCCTTTGTTCATGGCATGATAGATGCCTTTGTCTTCTTCAGAAACCCAATAAGAGAGATGGGGTGCATATTCTTCAATGATTTGCTTGCTTCCATCTGTAGATCCTCCATCAATTACGATATACTCATAATTTGTATAACTTTGATTGATGACGCTTTTTAAGGTGTTAGTGAGGCCAACGGAATTATTGTAGTTAATTGTAATGATTGAAATCTTTTTCATGAACTATAGGTCAGTGATTTTGATTGTATGGGGGTCACTAAAAAACTTGGTTTTCAAACGACGCCCGAACTGCTTAATTGTGAGCTTTGCTTTTGCTTTTATGTAACGGCGGGTTTTCATTTTCCTTCCATTTAGAGTAAAATCAAGGGTATCACCCTTTGAGCATAACCTGATTTCGTTAGGATGTGTCAACGGACATATATTGGAACCGCGATACTCTTTTACACGTTCGTCCGTATCGGAGAAGGTGTGCGTCGCATCTTCCCTGAAACCTATGTTCCAGACAAGATTTGTATTGGGAACTATATTCAAACACCTATTAGTCATTAAACTTATGTTCAATTGATAATCCCAGGTATCGACCAAATTGTTCTTCATGGTATGAAAGTTCCACTTCCAATAATTGCGGAACTCCACATTGGAATAATAATACCTCAAACTTCGGCGAAATGCGGAGTAGTTAATACCATCCAAAGTGAAATCATATAAATTCCAAGCTCTTTTCCAAGTAGCCCATCCCCATATATGCGCGATTGAAGCAAAATAATAGGAATCATCAGATGCCTTTTCTCCATAATTGTGGTTTCTTCCAGCGATAACCCCAATCCTATTATCATATCTGTAAAGTTGTAGCAGCTCATCGCAATACTTGAAAAAATCAGGATGAGGCAATATATCATCTTCTAAAATAATGCCCTCGTCTTCATGCTCGAAGAACCAAGTGATGGCTTCACTTACGGCTTTACCACAACCTAGATTGTTCTTTCTAAACAATGTTTTAACTTCGCAATTCCAGTCTACTTTATTTATGATAGATCGGGTTGTCTCACATTTTTCTTTCTCTCCATCTTTGTCCACACGCGGACCGTCCGCCGCGACATATAGACGTTCCGGCTTAGCTTGCCGAATAGTGTCAAAGACCCGTTCTGTTGTATCGGGTCGATTGAAAATTAAAAAAAGTATGGCTGAATTCATCTTTTATCAAGGTTTACTATTTGGGAATAAAAATTCAAATGTTTCTCCACTACTACATCATAAGAGAAATTGCGAATGATATGTTCTCGCATACCATCAATAATCTCTTTATTCGATTTGTTTGATAAAGCCCATTCTATCCCGGCAGCCAAATCATCGCAGTCCTTATAATTTGCCAAGTAGCCAGTCTGCTTATGTTTAATTAAATCCGGAATTCCACCAACATTAAAGCCCACGGCAAGTGTTCCACAGGCTTGAGATTCAAATATAGTCTGCCCAAAGGCTTCGGCTAGCGATGGGGATACGAACACGTCAACCGCATTGTATAGAAGCACCAATGTGTATTCATCGACCAATGCCCCCATAGAATGTGTAGGAAACGGTATTTCATTCTTATCTTTGGCGGATAACTCATTTCCAAATACGATTACTTCTATATCTGCTATATCCAATTTCCGCAATGCCTCCAGCATATAGTTCCAGCCCTTATATGGATTAGAACTGCCACCGCTAGCTCCAAACAAAATAAGCTTTTTATTTAAAGGCAGGGTTAGAATATTCCTTGCGGTATCCTTGCCACATGGCTTATACAAGCTTGTGTTCAACAAGTTGGGAACAGTACGGATTATGTTGTTTTTAAACAATGCGCTGTTTCTAGCGCAATCGGAAAGCCAAGAACTCGCCGCGGCTATGAATAGGTTCTTATGCGGTCCCCAATATTTCTGTTTCCTCTTGAACACACACCTAACGACATTCTTCAAGTAACGATTATTTATGTAGGGACACTCCGAGCACAAGGAGTGATATTTATTGCAGTCCAACGCATAATGGCATCCTCCGGTCAACGCCCACATGTCATGCATGAATAAAATAACCGGTTTTCCTAATGAAAGAATACGATGAATTTCTTTGATAGTGAGAAAATTGTTAATCCAATGAATGTAGATAACATCAGCATCTTTTAGTTCTTGAAGTTGGGAAATACGGGACTTGCCCCAATAGCCGAAAGAAAAGACAAAAGAAGATTTCAGAAAGCGTTTCTTTAAACGGTAATTCCTGTCTACTGATTTTCTAGAGGCTCTGCCTACTTTAAATACGGATTTATTGGTGGTCGCCTGTTTGCAAACAAGCAATATCGATTTTATACCGTTCATTTGCATGGCCTCATTCAACCGATAAGAAGCGATGGCGGCTCCTCCCTCCTTGTCCGAGGTCGCCAGATGTAAGACTTTCATGTTTTAATTCTCGTTATTGATTTCACAAACAAATTAAAGTCTATTTGTATGTTCAGTTAATTAAGAACGTGCAAAAATACATTTTATAAAATAGGTAAGCTCTTTTTGATAATTAAAATGAGTTAATTATATAATGGGTGGCTGAAATAATACGAGAGGCATATAGATTAAGAGAACTTTTTATTGGGACTTATAGAGCGATAAAGTCAAACATAGGGACTAAGTAGTAACTGTTTAAAAATCATTTTTTAATTCGATTCAGCATAAGTTTTACCATGGCTAACTGAATCATCGTTTGGTTTGTATCTGTATGATACTCAAAGTCTTTACTCAGTCTTCTAAACGATTCGAACCATGCGAAAGTTCTTTCTATTACCCATCTTTGTGGGATTACCTGTAATTTTGGAGAGTCCTCTTTTCGTAGCACGATTTCAAGTATCCAGCCAAAACTCTTTTTGTATTTTCAATAAGTTCTCCTCTATACCCACCATCGGCTATAATCTTCACCAGCCTATGAAACCTGAATTTCAATTCCGAGAAAAACGAAGGGAGCACCTTTGCTATCATGTATATTGGCCGCATGAACAACAACAGCCATAAGCAATCCCATTGTATCCACTACAATATGCCTTTTCCTTCCCTTTGTCTTTTTTCCTCCGTCAATCCCTCTGGATAAACCTCCACTTCGGGTGGTCTTAACGGATTGGGAATCAATTAGTCCCAAGCTTGGACAAACATCTCTTCCGGCAAGCTTGCGGGTATGCTTATGCAGACTCTGATGAACCTCTTCAATGGTTCCATCTTGAAATAATAATAGACTAATTGCCAAGAAGGAAAATTATGGGGTAACATGCGCCATTGGCAG contains these protein-coding regions:
- a CDS encoding glycosyltransferase family 2 protein; amino-acid sequence: MKKISIITINYNNSVGLTNTLKSVINQSYTNYEYIVIDGGSTDGSKQIIEEYAPHLSYWVSEEDKGIYHAMNKGVCQAEGEYLLFLNSGDYLEPEILAEVARELTGEDIIYGDLYFIFENTERRLQKYDTSLTATRFLSSDFSLPHPASFIKKELFLNGMYSENYLIVSDWEFFIKNIILKDCTTKHISIGVSNFLDGGISSTNPILTKEERLKVLNNLFPTKVYNDLLKLSIIERSPLCDIIPQLNHTRKFQKRMKRLIVFLFKLNQAFKRGN
- a CDS encoding nucleotide-diphospho-sugar transferase translates to MNSAILFLIFNRPDTTERVFDTIRQAKPERLYVAADGPRVDKDGEKEKCETTRSIINKVDWNCEVKTLFRKNNLGCGKAVSEAITWFFEHEDEGIILEDDILPHPDFFKYCDELLQLYRYDNRIGVIAGRNHNYGEKASDDSYYFASIAHIWGWATWKRAWNLYDFTLDGINYSAFRRSLRYYYSNVEFRNYWKWNFHTMKNNLVDTWDYQLNISLMTNRCLNIVPNTNLVWNIGFREDATHTFSDTDERVKEYRGSNICPLTHPNEIRLCSKGDTLDFTLNGRKMKTRRYIKAKAKLTIKQFGRRLKTKFFSDPHTIKITDL
- a CDS encoding glycosyltransferase, coding for MKVLHLATSDKEGGAAIASYRLNEAMQMNGIKSILLVCKQATTNKSVFKVGRASRKSVDRNYRLKKRFLKSSFVFSFGYWGKSRISQLQELKDADVIYIHWINNFLTIKEIHRILSLGKPVILFMHDMWALTGGCHYALDCNKYHSLCSECPYINNRYLKNVVRCVFKRKQKYWGPHKNLFIAAASSWLSDCARNSALFKNNIIRTVPNLLNTSLYKPCGKDTARNILTLPLNKKLILFGASGGSSNPYKGWNYMLEALRKLDIADIEVIVFGNELSAKDKNEIPFPTHSMGALVDEYTLVLLYNAVDVFVSPSLAEAFGQTIFESQACGTLAVGFNVGGIPDLIKHKQTGYLANYKDCDDLAAGIEWALSNKSNKEIIDGMREHIIRNFSYDVVVEKHLNFYSQIVNLDKR
- a CDS encoding transposase, which gives rise to MLRKEDSPKLQVIPQRWVIERTFAWFESFRRLSKDFEYHTDTNQTMIQLAMVKLMLNRIKK
- a CDS encoding transposase → MAISLLLFQDGTIEEVHQSLHKHTRKLAGRDVCPSLGLIDSQSVKTTRSGGLSRGIDGGKKTKGRKRHIVVDTMGLLMAVVVHAANIHDSKGAPFVFLGIEIQVS